The genomic window TTGATCTAACCACCTCTGGGCAGAGAAAGATTGGTATTGATAGGAACGTTTTAGTGACAGGCCCCACATTTACTTATCCGGATACGCGGGCTTGGGCCGAAAAAATCCATGCTGCCTGTCCTACCGCTCAAGGCCTATATTACACATCGCTTCAGAACGGACCGGAGTATGCAGTCGTTCTGTTTGGCGACCGCGTTCCGCAAGATGCGTTCGAGGGGCTCTCCACGCGCACTTTAGTAGAAGAAGAGTGCCATGATGAAATTTGCAGCATCGCCGATAGCCTTTCCATCGACTATGTTGAAGTTTGAGCCTTTGCCTAAACTAAAACCTATCCACAACTCGGTCACACCCCAACTACAAAATCGGCTTACCGCCCAAACTTCTGGAACATCAGCTACCCCGTCAATTACCGCACCGGAGATTTCAGCGAAGGAATCGGGTGGAACCTCAGTATGCGCCGTCCCCGCCCCATAGAGATTTCGCTTGCGGGCGGGATTTCCGGCGCATTCAGCTGATATTTTTGGGGCAGTGAGCACTCAGAACGAGCTCACTGGGGACTCTTGGATGAGCTCATTGTGAGGGGGTGGAGGCCGTGGCGTGTGTCCAAGGCATCAGCGCGTCGATGTCCTTGTCGAGATGACCGTTGGCCAGCTTCGTGAACAGGTCCTTCAGATAGGCGTATGGCTCCACGCCATTCATCTTGCAGGAACCGATCAGGCTGGCGAAGCGGGCCCAGTTCCGACCGCCTTCGTCATGACCGGCAAAAAGCGCGTTGCGGCGATTCATTGCAGGGCTGCGGATGGCATTTTCGACGAGATTGGAGTCGATGTCGACGCGACCATTGTCAAGAAAGAGCCGGAAGCCCTCTTCGCGGCGTAACATGTAAGCCATGGCCTCCCCGAGTTCTGATTTGCGAGAGACACGCGCGGCCTGAGCTGCCAGCCAGGTGAAGAACGCATCCAGCAAGGGGCGGGACTGGCTCTGGCGGACGGCCCGGCGCTGCTCAGGATCCGAGCCACGGATTTGATCTTCAATCTTGTAGAGCGCGGCGATGCGCAACAGCGCCTCGTCCACGATGGGCGAACCCTTCTTGGGCTTGGCCTTGATCAGTTTGCGTCGTCCATGCGCCCAGCAGAACGCCAGACGCAATGGATCGCCGCCCGTGCGTTTTGGCGTGGCAAGGTGAGTATAAGCGCCATAGGCATCGACCTGGATCGTGCCGTTAAAGCCATGCAATATCTCGGCGGCATATTCCCCTTGACGCCCAGGACGGTAGTGGAATACCACACCCGGCGGTGCGGTGCCGTTCCAGCCCCGGTCGTCGCGCAAGACCGCCCAAAGGTAGCCTGTCTTGGTTTTTCCGCGCCCGGGATCCAGCACCGGGGCGGTGGTTTCGTCGACATAAAGCCGCGTGCTCTCCGCCATCAGCCGATTGGCCATGTGATCGACCACGGGTGCAATCAGCGCGCCGGTCCGGCCCATCCAGTCAGCCAGAACCGAGCGGTCGATCGGCACCCCAAGCCGCGCCATGACCACGGCCTGTCGGTTCAGCGGCATGTGTTCGGAATGCTTGGACACGGCAATCTGTGCCAGCAGCGCCTCGGTCGGCCAACTGCCCTCCAGCAGATGCGCTGGGGCTTTGGCTTGCACCACGCCGGTGCGCCCTTTGGGGCAGGCGTATTTCGGGCGGACAGAGACGATCACTTGATAGCTCGCAGGGATATAATCCAGCCGCTCGACCCGGTCCTCGCCGATCTTGACCATGTCGCCACAGCCGCAAGGGCAGGTAATGCTGTCTGGCTCAATCACACGCTCAACACGCGGCAAGCTTTGCGGCAAGGCGCGCGCCTTGCGCTTCTTGCGCGGCACCTTCTTCTCCGGGTCGGTCTCGCTGGCTGCGATCTTTTCCTCGACGGCGGCAATCTGCGCCTGGGTCTCGGCGATGGCCGTCTCAAGATCCTCCAGCGCCAGCTCCAACTGCGCCGGATCCAGTTTTTCCGATTTTGGCCCGAACTTGGTGCGGCGGTAATCCTGAACCTGGCCTTCCAGCTTCTCGATCAACGCCTGTAACTCGGTGATGAAGGCGTCTTTCTCGGCCACCACTGCCTGCTCGTGCTGGCGTGCTGCGCGCTCGACCGACAGCTCGAACTGCGCGGTCTCGAACGCCTTTACGACCTCCGGAGGAAGGTCGGGAAACTGGCTGAGATCGAAGGGCTGCGACATGCGGATTCATAGCCGAGCCGATCAGGAAAGGCCAATAAAATAACGATAAAATCAACCTAATCAGTCATCCTGCGGCAGCTGGTGGCAGCACCCGTTGTGCCACAACCCGCCGCCAGTCCAGACCTTCGAACAAAGCCTCACACTGGGCCCGTGACAGCCGAATCGTCCCGTCCTGAACCTTGGGCCAGGCGAAGCTGCCCTGTTCCAGGCGCTTATACACCATGACCAGTCCGGTTCCGTCCCAGACCAGGATCTTCAGCCGGTCCCCGCGCTTGGAACGGAAGATTACGGTCAGCCCCGAATGTGGATCAAGCCCCAACTCGTTCTGCACGGTAGCCGCCAGACCATCATGGCCGCGCCGGAAATCTACCGGGCGCGTGGCGATCACGATCGGCAACCGCTGGCCCGCGACAATCATCGCTCGCCCCGCAGCGCGCGCACCAGCGCGGCCACCCGCTCCACCATTACATCGCCAGGCACATGCATCACGAGATCTTCACCCAGTCGGATATCGATGCGGCCATCACCGGCTGGGCGCTCCCCAGCCGGTGGCGGATCCTCATCCACGACTGTAATCGGCACAAAACTCGGAACCACTTCAGCAGATTGCCGCTCCATCAACTCTGCAGGCAGAACAAGCAGACCCTCGCGCGCCAGACGCCGCCACCCCGAAATCTGATGCGGGAGGAGATCGTGGCGCCGCGCGACATCAACCACCCGCGCGCCCGGCTGAAAGCTCTCAGACACGATCCGGGCTTTCACATTGTCCGGCCACCGCCGATATCCACGCGTCCGATGCACAACCTCGATACAGCCATCAAACCCATCCCCGCCGTCGATCATCGCAGTCTCCTTCTGAACGTTCAGAAGGAGAATCGCCGATGCATCAGTGCGACGGAACCGCCGTAATCAATGGGGCGGGGACGGCGCATACGAACCTCAGTGGCAATCTCGAGGTGCTGAACATCGCCATCAAGGAATGGGTTGGCAGGTTGGCGTATAGAGTTTCCGCGCGCTGAAACTCACACCGCTCGCAGCTGGTCCGCTCCGACCGCAACCCGCGTCTGGCCACCCATAATCTCCATCAACACCCAGACGCGCCGATCGGGCGC from Paracoccaceae bacterium Fryx2 includes these protein-coding regions:
- a CDS encoding transposase, which produces MIDGGDGFDGCIEVVHRTRGYRRWPDNVKARIVSESFQPGARVVDVARRHDLLPHQISGWRRLAREGLLVLPAELMERQSAEVVPSFVPITVVDEDPPPAGERPAGDGRIDIRLGEDLVMHVPGDVMVERVAALVRALRGER
- the tnpB gene encoding IS66 family insertion sequence element accessory protein TnpB (TnpB, as the term is used for proteins encoded by IS66 family insertion elements, is considered an accessory protein, since TnpC, encoded by a neighboring gene, is a DDE family transposase.), with protein sequence MIVAGQRLPIVIATRPVDFRRGHDGLAATVQNELGLDPHSGLTVIFRSKRGDRLKILVWDGTGLVMVYKRLEQGSFAWPKVQDGTIRLSRAQCEALFEGLDWRRVVAQRVLPPAAAG
- a CDS encoding IS66 family transposase: MSQPFDLSQFPDLPPEVVKAFETAQFELSVERAARQHEQAVVAEKDAFITELQALIEKLEGQVQDYRRTKFGPKSEKLDPAQLELALEDLETAIAETQAQIAAVEEKIAASETDPEKKVPRKKRKARALPQSLPRVERVIEPDSITCPCGCGDMVKIGEDRVERLDYIPASYQVIVSVRPKYACPKGRTGVVQAKAPAHLLEGSWPTEALLAQIAVSKHSEHMPLNRQAVVMARLGVPIDRSVLADWMGRTGALIAPVVDHMANRLMAESTRLYVDETTAPVLDPGRGKTKTGYLWAVLRDDRGWNGTAPPGVVFHYRPGRQGEYAAEILHGFNGTIQVDAYGAYTHLATPKRTGGDPLRLAFCWAHGRRKLIKAKPKKGSPIVDEALLRIAALYKIEDQIRGSDPEQRRAVRQSQSRPLLDAFFTWLAAQAARVSRKSELGEAMAYMLRREEGFRLFLDNGRVDIDSNLVENAIRSPAMNRRNALFAGHDEGGRNWARFASLIGSCKMNGVEPYAYLKDLFTKLANGHLDKDIDALMPWTHATASTPSQ